The following proteins come from a genomic window of Candidatus Binatia bacterium:
- a CDS encoding ABC transporter substrate-binding protein, translating into MEKLVKKKILLFALVTLILACIQRADAQQPKKVPRIGYLSPFDPATESTRSEPFRLALRELGYIEGQNIAIEYRYAEGKLDRYPELAAELVRLKVDIIVPAGGDRVTRAAKNATKTIPIVLLGAGSDPVAAGLVASLARPGGNVTGLTLLSRELGGKRLELLKEAVPKLARVAVFYDPANRPNVLEVKEVLPVAARALGLTVRSWEVRDTDGFEKVFAALNKERPDGLYVPGGGPLMNANGKRIAGFALKSRLPSVYNDREAVDAGGLMYYGADLADSYRRAATYVDKILKGSKPADLPVEQPTKFELVINLKTAKQIGVTIPQSMLYRADKVIK; encoded by the coding sequence ATGGAGAAACTGGTGAAGAAAAAAATCCTTCTCTTTGCACTCGTGACCTTAATACTCGCTTGCATCCAGCGCGCCGACGCGCAGCAGCCGAAGAAGGTCCCGCGGATAGGGTATCTATCGCCGTTCGATCCAGCTACTGAGTCCACGCGTTCCGAGCCATTTCGGCTGGCTCTGCGCGAGCTTGGCTACATAGAAGGACAGAATATCGCCATCGAGTACCGATATGCGGAGGGGAAGCTCGATCGGTACCCGGAGCTTGCGGCGGAACTGGTGCGTCTCAAGGTTGATATTATCGTGCCAGCAGGAGGGGACAGGGTGACCCGGGCAGCCAAGAATGCGACCAAGACGATTCCCATCGTTCTGTTGGGCGCCGGGTCCGATCCTGTCGCGGCAGGCCTAGTTGCAAGCCTTGCCCGTCCCGGCGGCAACGTCACCGGCCTTACTCTCCTTTCCAGAGAGCTAGGCGGGAAGCGGCTGGAGCTGCTCAAAGAAGCCGTTCCCAAACTTGCCCGTGTCGCGGTTTTTTACGATCCGGCCAATCGGCCCAATGTACTCGAGGTGAAAGAGGTTCTCCCAGTCGCGGCGCGTGCGCTGGGGTTGACTGTTCGGTCTTGGGAGGTACGAGATACGGACGGTTTCGAGAAGGTATTCGCTGCGCTAAACAAGGAGCGCCCGGATGGACTCTATGTGCCCGGCGGTGGCCCGCTAATGAATGCTAACGGAAAGCGGATCGCGGGCTTTGCGTTAAAGAGCCGGCTACCGTCGGTGTATAACGACAGAGAAGCTGTAGATGCCGGTGGGCTCATGTACTACGGGGCGGACCTCGCGGACAGCTACCGGCGCGCAGCCACTTACGTGGACAAGATCCTGAAGGGATCCAAGCCCGCCGACCTGCCTGTGGAGCAGCCGACGAAGTTTGAGCTGGTGATTAATCTCAAGACGGCGAAGCAGATCGGCGTGACGATCCCGCAGTCCATGCTGTACCGGGCGGATAAGGTGATCAAGTAG